A window of Ananas comosus cultivar F153 linkage group 4, ASM154086v1, whole genome shotgun sequence contains these coding sequences:
- the LOC109708422 gene encoding uncharacterized protein LOC109708422 isoform X3 — MMDLGLGRLTARIPLRPRCSRDDSRSPKNGKNDDGERLSTDWDKAWSNFRKKGKKTLFSQFKPDKYVSWNPRRTEYPLSEEIDPIKRTERSNLMLWTSPKFTLIFFQKGW, encoded by the exons ATGATGGATCTGGGGCTGGGGAGGCTCACGGCGCGGATCCCGCTCCGTCCTCGCTGCTCCCGCGACGACTCTCGATCTCCCAAGAACGGGAAAAACGACGATG GCGAGAGATTGTCTACGGATTGGGACAAGGCTTGGTCGAATTTCAGGAAGAAGGGCAAGAAAACCCTGTTCTCACAGTTCAAGCCTGACAAGTACGTGAGCTGGAACCCGCGGCGCACCGAATACCCATTGTCTGAAGAAATCGACCCCATCAAAAGAACAGAGAGGTCCAACCTCATGTTGTGGACGAGTCCGAAATTCACTCTG ATATTTTTCCAAAAGGGATGGTAG
- the LOC109708422 gene encoding uncharacterized protein LOC109708422 isoform X2: protein MMDLGLGRLTARIPLRPRCSRDDSRSPKNGKNDDGERLSTDWDKAWSNFRKKGKKTLFSQFKPDKYVSWNPRRTEYPLSEEIDPIKRTERSNLMLWTSPKFTLAFVVVGKEKMTCVH, encoded by the exons ATGATGGATCTGGGGCTGGGGAGGCTCACGGCGCGGATCCCGCTCCGTCCTCGCTGCTCCCGCGACGACTCTCGATCTCCCAAGAACGGGAAAAACGACGATG GCGAGAGATTGTCTACGGATTGGGACAAGGCTTGGTCGAATTTCAGGAAGAAGGGCAAGAAAACCCTGTTCTCACAGTTCAAGCCTGACAAGTACGTGAGCTGGAACCCGCGGCGCACCGAATACCCATTGTCTGAAGAAATCGACCCCATCAAAAGAACAGAGAGGTCCAACCTCATGTTGTGGACGAGTCCGAAATTCACTCTG GCCTTTGTGGTTGTGGGAAAAGAGAAAATGACATGTGTCCATTGA
- the LOC109708422 gene encoding uncharacterized protein LOC109708422 isoform X1, with the protein MMDLGLGRLTARIPLRPRCSRDDSRSPKNGKNDDGERLSTDWDKAWSNFRKKGKKTLFSQFKPDKYVSWNPRRTEYPLSEEIDPIKRTERSNLMLWTSPKFTLVGAIIVVSMLLIYTIIFPLK; encoded by the exons ATGATGGATCTGGGGCTGGGGAGGCTCACGGCGCGGATCCCGCTCCGTCCTCGCTGCTCCCGCGACGACTCTCGATCTCCCAAGAACGGGAAAAACGACGATG GCGAGAGATTGTCTACGGATTGGGACAAGGCTTGGTCGAATTTCAGGAAGAAGGGCAAGAAAACCCTGTTCTCACAGTTCAAGCCTGACAAGTACGTGAGCTGGAACCCGCGGCGCACCGAATACCCATTGTCTGAAGAAATCGACCCCATCAAAAGAACAGAGAGGTCCAACCTCATGTTGTGGACGAGTCCGAAATTCACTCTGGTAGGTGCCATCATTGTGGTCTCAATGTTACTAATATACACAATTATTTTTCCACTCAAGTAA
- the LOC109708422 gene encoding uncharacterized protein LOC109708422 isoform X4 produces MMDLGLGRLTARIPLRPRCSRDDSRSPKNGKNDDGERLSTDWDKAWSNFRKKGKKTLFSQFKPDKYVSWNPRRTEYPLSEEIDPIKRTERSNLMLWTSPKFTLGAVMY; encoded by the exons ATGATGGATCTGGGGCTGGGGAGGCTCACGGCGCGGATCCCGCTCCGTCCTCGCTGCTCCCGCGACGACTCTCGATCTCCCAAGAACGGGAAAAACGACGATG GCGAGAGATTGTCTACGGATTGGGACAAGGCTTGGTCGAATTTCAGGAAGAAGGGCAAGAAAACCCTGTTCTCACAGTTCAAGCCTGACAAGTACGTGAGCTGGAACCCGCGGCGCACCGAATACCCATTGTCTGAAGAAATCGACCCCATCAAAAGAACAGAGAGGTCCAACCTCATGTTGTGGACGAGTCCGAAATTCACTCTG GGAGCTGTTATGTATTAA